A genomic region of Eucalyptus grandis isolate ANBG69807.140 chromosome 5, ASM1654582v1, whole genome shotgun sequence contains the following coding sequences:
- the LOC104444846 gene encoding protease Do-like 5, chloroplastic codes for MRMMLGSQAQTVPFLSDVSAIITSSSSSSSASSSSSSTAIPCLTRRRATIISPLVGVGVSSLLSLCSSHLQYPSCRPALAEQKPKDDLQQEEDRVVSIFQETSPSVVFIKDLEIAKSSKGSSGEAMPIEDKDAKVEGTGSGFIWDKFGHIVTNYHVIAKLATDQSGLQRCKVFLVDATGNSFVREGKIVGFDPANDLAVLKVDIDGHQVKPVVLGTSRDLRVGQSCFAIGNPFGYENTLTTGVVSGLGREIPSPNGRAIRGAIQTDAAINSGNSGGPLIDSFGHVVGVNTATFTRIGTGLSSGVNFAIPVDAVVRTVPYLIVYGTPYSNRF; via the exons ATGAGGATGATGTTGGGCTCTCAGGCTCAGACCGTTCCATTTCTCTCGGACGTTTCTGCTATcatcacctcctcctcctcctcctcctccgcctcttcttcttcttcttcgacagCGATTCCATGTCTGACGAGACGGAGAGCGACCATTATCAGTCCCCTAGTTGGAGTTGGAGTGTCCTCTTTGCTAAGTCTCTGCAGTTCCCATCTCCAGTATCCTTCGTGCCGTCCGGCATTGGCCGAGCAGAAGCCGAAGGACGACCTTCAGCAAGAAGAGGATCGCGTCGTCAGCATCTTTCAG GAGACTTCGCCCTCCGTCGTTTTCATTAAGGACTTGGAGATAGCTAAAAGCTCCAAGGGCTCTTCAGGCGAAGCCATGCCTATTGAGGATAAAGATGCTAAAGTTGAGGGCACAGGTTCTGGCTTCATTTGGGATAAGTTTGGTCACATT GTTACTAATTACCATGTCATCGCCAAGTTGGCCACAGATCAAAGTGGGTTACAGCGTTGTAAG GTGTTCCTAGTAGATGCAACAGGCAATAGCTTTGTCCGAGAAGGCAAAATTGTGGGGTTTGATCCTGCAAATGATCTGGCTGTCTTGAAG GTCGACATTGATGGACATCAAGTAAAACCTGTTGTTCTTGGGACTTCCCGTGATCTTCGCGTAGGTCAGAGCTGCTTTGCAATTGGAAATCCATTTGGATATGAAAACACGCTCACAACTGGG GTGGTTAGTGGATTGGGGAGGGAGATCCCCTCACCAAATGGAAGGGCTATTCGAGGAGCTATACAGACTGATGCAGCAATTAATTCTG GGAATTCAGGAGGGCCATTGATAGATTCGTTTGGCCATGTGGTAGGAGTCAACACAGCAACTTTTACTCGCATAG GGACGGGGTTGTCCTCCGGCGTTAACTTCGCAATTCCAGTTGACGCCGTGGTCCGAACAGTTCCTTACTTGATAGTTTATGGAACACCATATAGTAACAGATTCTGA